One genomic segment of Paenibacillus sp. FSL H8-0332 includes these proteins:
- a CDS encoding Imm3 family immunity protein yields MDDWEYEELFEAMNRNYNNYLEKNLSDQLALARTSYDFETVRKEGILENIIVSTAMGEMILSHQKVFIGNLNSIEELLIKYNPNELSGLISCENLADLTTRINNVLISLKELPVDYNSKIES; encoded by the coding sequence ATGGATGATTGGGAATATGAAGAGTTATTTGAAGCAATGAATAGAAATTACAATAATTATCTTGAAAAGAATTTAAGTGATCAACTTGCCCTTGCAAGGACATCATATGATTTTGAGACCGTTCGGAAGGAAGGGATATTAGAGAATATTATAGTTTCTACAGCGATGGGTGAGATGATTTTGTCGCACCAAAAAGTTTTTATCGGCAATTTAAATTCTATTGAGGAATTATTAATCAAATATAATCCCAATGAGTTATCAGGACTGATATCATGTGAAAATCTTGCTGATTTGACTACAAGAATTAATAATGTATTAATTTCCCTTAAAGAATTGCCCGTTGATTATAATTCAAAGATTGAGAGTTAA
- a CDS encoding Imm3 family immunity protein: MNDWEYEELFEAVNRNYNNYLEQNLTDQLALARTSYDFETVRKEGILEDIIVSTAMGEIILSHQIVFIGNLNSIEELLIKYNPNELSGLISSEDLADLTTRINNVLISLKELPVDYNSFIRDVNKVEVK, encoded by the coding sequence ATGAACGATTGGGAATATGAAGAGTTATTTGAAGCAGTGAATAGAAATTACAATAATTATCTTGAACAAAATTTAACTGATCAACTTGCCCTTGCCAGAACATCCTATGATTTCGAGACAGTTCGAAAAGAAGGCATATTAGAGGATATTATAGTTTCTACGGCGATGGGTGAAATAATTTTGTCGCACCAAATAGTTTTTATCGGCAATTTAAATTCTATTGAGGAATTATTAATCAAATATAATCCCAATGAGTTATCAGGACTGATATCAAGTGAAGATCTGGCTGATTTGACTACAAGAATTAATAATGTGTTAATTTCACTTAAAGAATTACCTGTTGATTATAATTCCTT